CGAGACAGCAGGCggggctgggaggtggagtggagggaagaggaaaggaaggcgggagggagaggaaagagccTGATGGGGAGGGAGCGAGACTGGGAGACTGGGttgttggggggggggggagtAGCAAAGGATCGAGGAGAGGGAGATAAATGAAGCAAGAGGAGTACAGAGATGGAGACGGTGAGAGACGGCTGAAGACATCAGCCAGTGAGTCAGAGAAACAGATTGAGAGAGGGACATGGAAAGATCTCAGAAAAGATGGACAGAGTCCGGCAAGGAAAAATCCTGGATGGGGCCCCAAGATTTTTGAGGAGACTGAGACTGAAATATTGATAGAAAAGTcagaaagagaaactgggaggCGTGTACATCAAGGGACCAAAAGATGGTGTATTTAAGCACTCAAacacaaaataatgataatgatcaTCAACGtagttttttattaataaaatgaaaataagatgagGAATAATGATAATGACAGACAAATATGGGAGTGCACGCACACCAAAGGTCTTTTTCCAAACCCCAGCCTTCCACTCTGTCCACCTTCCTGACCTTTAATACACAACCCAGCCCCTGTTCCCTTCTGAAATCCCAAGCTTTTCAAAATGACTCAAAGATACCGAGATTGAGGGCGAGGAGCTGAGGATGTGTGGAATAGGGTGGGGCTGGAACTCCAGACCTGGACCTGTATTATATTTGCAAAGGAGGCAAATATAACCCAGAAAGGCTAGGGAAGATGGCAGCAGAGGAATGAGAAAAGCTAAAGgatggaaaatgtaaaaaatgaggACAGAAAGAGGAGTTGAGGAAAGCCAGCCAAGAATAGAGGGCCAGGTGCCTGACTCAGATAAGACAAGAGCAGGGTTGTCTGGGAAAGATAGGGAAAGAGACCAGAGGTGGAAGGGCAGAAGAGAGTCAGTGAGGAGTGGAGAAGAGGTGAGAGAAGAATGGGAGCGATTCGAGTTATAATTGGTTGTGAGGGAGGGGTCTAGGTACAGATGACTGAGGACGGATGAAGAGAAATAGAAGGACCAGGCGAATAAAAGTGAGGTGAGACGGGCGAATAAGAGAGGTAGAAGATGGAAGAGAGCTGGAAGACAGCAAAGGAGACCAGGGGGCCTGACTCCCCCCGGCTCACAGCACGGGGCCAGGAAGGGAGGCACCCGGCAAGGGTCACAAGTGTCAATCTGGCGGGACAGAAGGCTGGGCCGCCCTTTCTGCCCTCCCACCCCTCCTCAAGGCCATCCAGAGAATGTGGATGGAGGATGAGAGGGGGAAATCCGGCGTGGTGTGGAAGGAGCGCCCGaaccctcttcctcttctttaagCTTTTGGTTTCTCAAATACCTGCCCTATCTTCCCATctgctcccctcaccccaccccttgGCAAAATCCCAGGGCTTTTTTTGGGGTCAGTAGGATTCTGGCCACCTCTCCAGTCCGCCCCCAAAAGCCAGACTCCACATTCGCAGGCAGTAGGTTGGGATTTGGAAAGGTGCCTCCCCGCAGGAACCCCACCCCTTCCCACCTCCTCGCCCCACTCTTTCTCCGCGGCCGTCAGTCTCTCCATTTCCCCCTCCTGGTCTCGTCCTCCCTCCCGACTCCCTAGCTCTCCCTCCCCTCGCTTTCATCCTCCTATCCCCACCTCTCCAACCTCCTCTTtcatccccctcccctctcctctcctccccgctCCCGCCTGCCCCACCCCTGGGAAGCCCCTCCCGTCGGGCAGCGCCGCCTTATAAGCGGGTTCCCTTCCCGGGGGCGGCAGCGGCTGGTCGGCGGCAGCTCTGCTGGTGCGGGGGCGGCGAGCCCGGGATCGAGCTACCGCGGCCGAGCGCGCCGGCCACTGCCTGCACCGCCCTTCCGCCCGCCCTCCGGACGGCCGCAGCCCTGCGGGTCTCCGCTCCAGacccacccccgccccaccccgcgcGCCTCTGCCGCCTCTTCCAGAGACCCAGCTTGCCGAGCGGCCGCCGCTGCCGctgtcgccgccgccgccgccaccgcgcCAGGTTCCGGCCGCGGCCACCCTCCGCCGTCCAGGGCCCCTCCGTCTTGGCCCCGGGACCCCGGCTCCCCGccagccccggccccggccccggcacCATGTCGGAGAAAAGCGTGGAGGCAGCGGCCGAGTTGAGCGCCAAGGTacgggcgggggcggcggcggcccgGACCTCGCGCAGCCCTGGGGCCCGGCGCGGTCCTTCGCCCCAGGCCGCCACCGACGGCCCCGCGCGGCCTTTGCGCCCGGGTCCTGGCGGACCCCACTGCGCCCTCCCACCGCTCCCCGGCCCGGAGCTCCTTTCCCGGCTCCGCGCGGCTAGCGCCAGCGCCCTCTAGCTGCCCTGCGCGCACCACGGCGTCCGGCCTCGCCGCTCCGGTCGCGCCGGCCCCCGCAGCCGTCCCCACCCCTCTTCGGCCCCACCTCGCTGACCGGATCCCGTCCGGCTTCCCGTCCGAACGCCCCGAGTCTCACTTTGCCGCGCCCCCTCCCTGCGCCCCGCTGCCGCGTCTTTCCTTGCAACCTGACCTCACCTTTCCTCGCTAAGCGGTTTGAGATCCTCAAGTGTAAACAGGACTCTCCCTGGAGGCTGCTCCTCCGGGCCCCTCCCCGCGGCCCGACCGTCGCTCGCTTCTCTCCCCGGACGGCGGCCGCCTCTGTTTTCTCGTTCCCTCCCCTCAGCTGgctttcagctttcttttctcttcatcgTCCCCTTCCCGCATACACACTGAAAGAATCTCTAATTCCTAAAAATTAGAAGCGGGGCAGGACTAGCCTTCGAAAAAGCCGAGGCTGGGCATTGCATGGCATTGCGTCGAGCTGTCCTCGCCCTCATCAGCTCCCTTCCCCGGCCCCATCCGTTCGCCCTTGCCTCTCTTCCAGCCTTCCTCTAATTTCCCCAGGGAACCTGCGGAGTGTCGCTTTGGGAAATTAACGCGGCCGGGGTTTGGGGGCTGGGAGCCCTatcttgtgtgtgtatgtgtatggcggggtggggggggggggcgcggTGGTTGCTGAGGGGCCGTCACACAGGTCTCCCGGAGGCCCGCGGAGTGAAACGGGGGGAGCCAATGGGATTAACGGCGGTGGGAGAGGGGCTGTGTGCGATCTGCCAAGGTGCGCCCGTGTGGCCCTCCGGCGGGCTGTGCGGTGGCATGTGACTTCACTGAGTAGGTGTCTTTGTATGTCTGAAATCCAGCGAGTGTGTGGGACTGCCCGTGTCAGttacatgtgtgcatgtggagACGTAGATGTTCTGGAGCCATGTTGTCGCTTTGTGAGTGCTGAGTGGCTCCGCTGTGCTCCCGTGCTGTCTCAAGAGTGTGGACCAGAATGGCCCAACGCTGGGCCATGTGTCTCCCATCGCGTGGGTGCTCCTCTCTAACTGTGTCTGTGCATGGCTGTCGGCCGGTGtcggtgtgtgtgcctgtgttgaGTAAATGAGGCCAGAGGGCTGCTTAGCGGAAGACCTAGGGCCCAGGTCACATATTCTCCTGGAAAAGGGATCATGGAAGGACAGTGACCAGAAGGACAGAACAGGGGAGGAGAGGGCCCGGCCCCTTGAACTTTGGTCTCTGGTATTCTCCCTCCCTGCATCAGCCCAGATGGGAAAGTCAGGCCAGGGCCATACAGACTTTTGGTGCTGGGGCCCCCAGAGAGAAGCTAACCAGCTCTTTGCTCTCCTGGCCCAGGACGTAGGGAAGACCCCCCTAGGTAGTGGAAATGCCATACTGACCTTGTGGCACAGAAATGAAGACCTCACGGTGGGGTGGAAGGGCACCCTCTCTGGAGTGAGAGTGAAGAGTTCTGAGCTACCCTTAAAGGGAGAAGGGAATTGAGTGCCCCCCAGGGCAGCTGTTCTGCACCAGGCTCCTCTCCTATCCCCTATCCTGTTCCAGAAAGGAccccccacccagcccagggtGATCTCACACAGGAGACTTCCATTCACATGGAATCAGATACACAGCGTGGCACACCAACACCAGATCAGATCACACAAGGACACCTACCGTGTTACACTGTGCCTGCCAAGGAGTGGGTGGGGAGAGCACTGGAATCTGAATTGGGAGGCTAGTGTAGTGTCCAGAAGGGACTCAGATGTGCCATATCAGCACAGGACGTCAACCTGTGCCTGCTAGGATCTTGGGGTGAAGGAGAGGGGCTGGCTGGTGGGAGGGTCTACTAGACTGgtccctccctcttctccattCCTATTCCACCCCAGTCACAGACCTTGTTTGTTGCTCTCTCCTTGTTTCCCACGCCTGCTACTCTTCCCCTCCTTGTTTTCTCTTCTACTTCACCTACATTTCCACCGTAAATGGCTACTTCCACTACACCCATGCATACACCATGGGAGGCAGGGATAGAGGAAACTACTTGAACTGTTTTGGGGCGGGGAGGGCAGAAAGTGGGAGGGGTGCTGGGAACGTGCAAAGGTGTACTGTTTGGCCAAGTAGGGGCCTGAGGATTAGGGAGACACAGATGGAGAGAAACAAAGACCTTAGAAGCTGAAGGGGAAGCTGGGAGGGATGCCCAGGAGAGCGAGTCCTCAGGAAAAGGCCCCAGAGGTAGACAAAAGGCAGAGCTGGGCGGGCAGTCGGGGGGCAGGCAAGGGAGGCGGAGGGACACAGGAGGGGGTGGGGCACTGAGGCTGCAAGCAGATGGAGAGGATTTGCTTTGCTGAGCTGAACTCTTCAGCCAGTGAGGTTTGGGAGAACTTGATGGGGGTGGGGATCATTACCCTGGTTGCCCGCTCCTGCTTCTTCATCCCTTTCCCACCTCACCTTGGGTCTTGGGGAAGGAGGTGTTTGGTCTCAACCCCTTCATGGCCCTAATGTAAGGACCCTAGGGCCCCTATTCTGTCTCTAAGCTGTGGCCACCTTATTCAGTTCACACACCTCTAAGCTCACTACAGAGGGAGAACTGGGGCTGCAGGGGCTTAGGGGCTGCAAGCCATTTGTGGTGAGAAAGGTGACCTCTTTCTCCTTTGCAGGAcctgaaggagaagaaggagaaggtggAGGAGAAGGCAAGCCGGAAAGAGCGAAAGAAAGAAGTGGTGGAGGTgcggaggggtgggggagaggacCACATCGGCCCTACCATCCTCCCTCCCAATCATCTCATCCTTCCTCTGCTTTCCTTCCGAGGGTGCTGGGTCCTGCCGTTCCCCTGAGCCCTCTCATCCTTGCTGCCCCACCCTGTGGCCCATCCCAAGTCCTTTTATCACCCAGTCTCCAGTCCcattggtggtgatggtgggcaAGGCATGCAGCCAGCCTGAGGCTACTCCCTCTCCTGGTCCCCACAGGAGGAGGAGAACggggctgaggaggaagaagaagaaactgccgaggatggagaggaggaagatgaaggggaagaagaaggtggggaggggcaggggaggctgGGCTGGCCAAGTCCGGGCTCAAAGGAGCAGAGTCAGGGTGGGTTTGAAGACCTGAAGCAGGGCTGAGGGCGACCACGGGGGCTCTGCCGGAGCTTCCTGCCCTTCCCCAATGACCCATTTCTGGCTCCTCagatgaggaagaagaagaagaggatgaCGAAGGGCCCGCGCTGAAGAGAGCTGCCGAAGAGGAGGTTTGGGCTGGGTTGCTGGGCCTGAGGGGCTGTCAGGGATGCAGCCGGGCTGGGCGCCCTTCGGATTTGGACCCAGATCCCTGTGcggcaggggtgggggctggaACAGGACCGGGACAGCGGGAGGTCTCCCCTCCCATTTTACAGCTCCCccattctctccctctccacaGGATGAAGCGGATCCCAAACGGCAGAAGACAGAAAATGGGGCATCGGCGTGAGCCCCTGCCAACAGGCTGGGGTTGGGAGGCCTCTCTGggcctggaggtgggggtgggggcagacaAGTCCAGCCACTCTTCACCTGGCTCCCTGCTCTGGGCCCTGCACCAGAGCTGCCACCCTCTTCTTTCTCCCCAGCCTTCTCATTTCCGCCTCTCCAGACACTGCGCCCTCCACCCTCACTCTGCCATTGTTCCACCTCCTGACCTGCTCCATCTGAGCTCTCCAGCTGGCCCCCAAttgctcctctctctctttgctctctttctccctcccctacCAGCCTCATTCTTCCTCCGGTAGCCTCTCCCACCTAACCTCTGCATCCCCCAGCCTCATGTTCTGCCCCATCCCTATCCTGCCTGATCCCTGGATCTCCCTCAGATCCCCTCTTCTCAGACAGCGCCAGGCCGGGGTGGGGCCGGGGTTGGGGCCGAGCCCCACAGctgcccccctcccctccctttttgtataatttaataaagaaatggtCGCGCTTCTGTTTTTAACCTGTCTCCTGCTTTCCCGGGGGGTCCAGTCAGTGCGACAAAAGGGtagagagggaggagggtggcTGACCTCCCATTCTGCCAGGACCCTTCCCTTTGATACAAAAGCAGCAGCACACTCCTACCACCCACGACTCAAGAAGACAAGATCAGCCCTCCAGGGGTGGCCCGGAGCCCAGCTCTTCTGAGAGCTGACTTATGTCCTGTTTTGGATTCTCAGGGATGCTCCTCCCCAGCAATACACACTTCCCTGCTAACCCACACAAGACCTAGACACTGCTGAGCCCAGTGGAAAGCTACCAGCTCTATTGTGCTGAACCAGGCACAGAGAAACAGCCCAGAAACAGGAAGTCCTGCCCCTGAGCTGGGAGAGGGCTGGTAGTCCTGGGTCTCAGCCTGCTAGGATCTGGAGTGAGCTGCCTGGCATCAGAGATGCCCTCTGCCTGGCATGGAAGCGAGCTCCTTCCAGTCAAGCAGGGAAATCCTGGGTCTCGTGTCATCCCCAGGTCGGCTGTATGTTTGGTCACCTGCCCTCCAACTCTCCCT
The Pan troglodytes isolate AG18354 chromosome 10, NHGRI_mPanTro3-v2.0_pri, whole genome shotgun sequence genome window above contains:
- the PTMS gene encoding parathymosin, with translation MSEKSVEAAAELSAKDLKEKKEKVEEKASRKERKKEVVEEEENGAEEEEEETAEDGEEEDEGEEEDEEEEEEDDEGPALKRAAEEEDEADPKRQKTENGASA